One region of Vibrio sp. FE10 genomic DNA includes:
- a CDS encoding PEGA domain-containing protein has protein sequence MTNFRISALLLALSPLWVSASVSAEELNQVDPVSAIDAKLTEKNSDIERISATKVSATENLKQLQNKNSKLLREGEELKAKRNRAKSVLDKQYSRLLEDPETDLASFQKSYQDAWAAVKENQSSQLDNQQAMNEGEIHLSQIKQKQARLNNELANLRESKVEARVKRIATELRESAVLETSYTTTCASTMTLGECTSQGKHLTNQKAVQTFKSQLLEQLTESTLAKQNLQGVQLNIHVQDSQAIKSGFSGNNAYFMQIQAQLQAKPEAIAACNLLNVSTRYCLTGSQAAVVKKNDKQWANVTVRSDQYNDSVTINGIKYGSTPIEVALPSGRHQVTISKQGYESYNRSVTINGSDTIWVKLLPSKQS, from the coding sequence ATGACTAACTTTCGAATTTCAGCGCTTTTACTTGCGCTATCCCCACTTTGGGTATCTGCATCGGTATCCGCTGAAGAACTGAATCAAGTCGATCCCGTTTCAGCTATCGATGCAAAGCTAACAGAGAAAAACTCAGATATTGAGCGTATTTCAGCAACCAAAGTATCGGCGACTGAAAACCTAAAACAACTACAAAATAAAAATAGTAAGTTGTTGCGCGAAGGTGAAGAACTTAAGGCAAAACGTAACAGAGCTAAGTCTGTACTCGACAAACAGTACAGTCGCTTACTTGAAGATCCAGAAACTGATTTGGCCTCTTTCCAGAAAAGCTACCAAGATGCTTGGGCGGCCGTTAAAGAGAATCAATCGTCTCAGCTAGATAACCAACAAGCGATGAACGAGGGTGAAATTCACCTTTCTCAAATCAAGCAAAAGCAAGCGCGTCTTAATAATGAGCTGGCTAACTTGAGAGAATCAAAGGTTGAAGCTCGCGTTAAGCGTATCGCAACAGAACTTCGTGAAAGTGCGGTTCTTGAAACCAGCTACACCACGACTTGTGCATCAACAATGACACTCGGTGAATGTACATCTCAAGGTAAACACCTAACGAACCAAAAAGCCGTTCAAACGTTCAAGAGCCAATTACTTGAGCAGCTCACAGAAAGCACACTCGCGAAGCAAAACTTGCAGGGTGTTCAACTGAACATTCATGTTCAAGACAGCCAAGCAATCAAGAGTGGTTTCTCTGGCAACAACGCATACTTCATGCAGATACAAGCTCAGCTTCAAGCGAAACCTGAAGCCATTGCCGCTTGTAACTTGTTGAACGTGTCTACGCGTTACTGTTTAACAGGCAGCCAAGCCGCTGTCGTTAAGAAAAATGACAAGCAGTGGGCAAATGTGACCGTTCGTTCTGATCAGTACAATGATTCAGTCACCATCAACGGCATCAAGTATGGCAGCACACCAATTGAGGTTGCACTACCAAGCGGACGTCACCAAGTAACCATTTCAAAACAGGGTTACGAATCTTACAACCGCTCTGTCACCATCAATGGTAGCGATACCATCTGGGTTAAGCTTCTTCCTAGTAAGCAAAGCTAA
- the putA gene encoding bifunctional proline dehydrogenase/L-glutamate gamma-semialdehyde dehydrogenase PutA, which produces MFTATDVLKPEFNEQSLDDLWTLISPLYMVDETQWLEQLLPLATPSESEKQQIADKTTSLIESIRADKTSIQMIDALLLEYSLDTQEGILLMCLAEALMRIPDSATADALIRDKLSVADWKSHLKNSDSVFVNASTWGLMLTGKVVGLSSNEQSAGQAVNRLVNKLSEPVIRKAMHQAMKVMGHQFVLGRSIAEAQKNGKSMRDKGFTYSYDMLGEAALTTADANKYFKDYLMAIEAVGRDTYVSSKSSPAPSVSIKLSALHPRYEVANEERVLTELCDTLEQLLRRAVELDVAITIDAEEADRLELSLKLFEKLYRTDLVKGWGKFGLVIQAYSKRALPVLVWLNRLAKEQGDLIPLRLVKGAYWDSEIKWSQQAGFTDYPVYTRKEATDVAYLACARYLLSPSVRGNIFPQFASHNAHTVSAIAVMTEHKDFEFQRLHGMGDSLYNHAMEAYQQSVRIYAPVGSHKDLLPYLVRRLLENGANSSFVHRLVDARCPVAELTQHPVDMLLAFDTLHNTKIPLPPAVFPERKNSYGVNIDIESEAHQFEAQVKTFLNNQWTAGPVINGESLAESMIKADQNVEQVTAPYDRRINVGQVAFANLDHVSAAITGADAAFVDWNATSVETKAAALDKLADLMEDNLAELVAICHQEAGKTIHDSVDEVREAVDFCRYYAKQADNLQGFELKGFDGQTRIASRQGRGVFVCISPWNFPLAIFLGQITAALVAGNTVVAKPAEQTSLIAARAVELMNEAGFPAGTIQLLPGRGAEIGSALTSHDAIAGVAFTGSTPTAQRINVSLASRNAKPVPFIAETGGQNAMIVDSTALPEQVVRDVIRSAFASAGQRCSALRVLYIQEDIADRVVGLIHGAMDELSVGIPHLHKTDVGPVIDQNAKQKLLAHLENMTNTQKKVAQLSLGSDCEHGDFVPPSAFEIDDISCLKEEQFGPVLHIVRFKASELTQVVEQINQTGFGLTMGIHSRNETTYRWIEKHVRVGNCYINRDQVGAVVGVQPFGGQGLSGTGPKAGGPHYLYRFTDVHFSQSQDKA; this is translated from the coding sequence ATGTTTACAGCTACTGATGTGTTAAAGCCAGAATTCAACGAGCAGTCGCTTGATGATCTTTGGACGCTTATCTCACCATTATATATGGTGGATGAAACCCAATGGCTAGAGCAACTTCTGCCGCTAGCTACCCCTTCTGAGTCTGAAAAGCAGCAAATTGCAGACAAAACGACGTCGTTGATTGAGTCTATCCGTGCGGATAAAACATCCATTCAGATGATCGACGCCTTGTTGCTTGAATACAGTTTAGATACTCAAGAAGGCATCTTGCTAATGTGTCTGGCGGAAGCCTTGATGCGTATTCCTGATTCGGCAACGGCTGATGCACTGATTCGCGACAAACTTAGCGTTGCGGATTGGAAATCTCACCTGAAGAATTCTGACTCAGTTTTTGTTAACGCATCAACTTGGGGCCTAATGCTAACAGGCAAGGTGGTTGGACTTTCATCTAACGAGCAGAGTGCAGGTCAAGCAGTAAACCGTTTAGTGAACAAGCTTTCTGAGCCGGTGATTCGTAAAGCGATGCACCAAGCGATGAAGGTAATGGGTCACCAATTCGTTCTTGGCCGCAGCATTGCTGAAGCGCAAAAGAACGGTAAGTCTATGCGTGACAAAGGTTTTACCTACTCATACGACATGCTAGGTGAAGCGGCACTGACCACTGCAGACGCAAACAAATACTTCAAAGATTACCTCATGGCGATTGAAGCCGTAGGTCGAGACACCTATGTCTCTTCAAAATCGAGCCCAGCTCCATCTGTATCTATCAAGCTTTCTGCGCTTCATCCACGTTACGAAGTAGCGAATGAAGAACGTGTATTGACGGAACTTTGCGACACGCTAGAGCAGCTATTGCGCCGAGCAGTAGAGCTCGATGTTGCAATTACGATTGATGCTGAAGAAGCGGATCGCCTAGAGCTTTCTCTTAAATTATTCGAAAAACTGTACCGCACTGACCTTGTAAAAGGTTGGGGTAAATTTGGTCTGGTTATTCAAGCTTACTCAAAGCGTGCACTACCGGTTCTAGTATGGCTAAACCGCTTAGCGAAAGAGCAGGGTGATTTAATCCCGCTTCGTTTAGTGAAAGGCGCTTACTGGGATAGTGAAATCAAATGGTCACAACAAGCTGGCTTTACTGATTATCCCGTTTACACGCGTAAAGAAGCGACAGACGTAGCTTACCTTGCATGTGCGCGTTACCTACTGAGCCCAAGTGTTCGTGGCAATATCTTCCCGCAGTTTGCGAGCCACAATGCTCACACGGTTTCTGCTATCGCAGTGATGACTGAGCACAAAGACTTTGAATTCCAACGCTTACACGGCATGGGTGATTCTCTTTACAACCATGCGATGGAAGCTTACCAACAGTCGGTACGTATCTACGCACCGGTTGGCAGCCATAAAGACCTACTGCCATACCTAGTACGTCGCTTGCTAGAAAACGGTGCAAACAGCTCGTTTGTACACCGTCTTGTGGATGCGCGTTGCCCTGTGGCAGAGCTGACTCAACACCCTGTCGATATGCTTCTGGCATTCGATACATTGCACAACACCAAGATTCCATTGCCACCGGCCGTATTCCCTGAGCGTAAAAACTCCTACGGTGTGAACATTGATATCGAGAGTGAAGCGCATCAGTTTGAAGCACAGGTAAAAACATTCCTTAACAATCAATGGACTGCTGGCCCTGTGATCAACGGTGAATCTCTTGCCGAAAGCATGATCAAGGCTGATCAGAACGTTGAGCAAGTAACCGCACCTTACGATCGTCGTATTAATGTGGGTCAGGTGGCTTTCGCTAACCTTGATCATGTTTCCGCAGCGATCACTGGCGCAGACGCGGCATTCGTTGATTGGAACGCGACTTCGGTTGAAACCAAAGCGGCTGCACTTGATAAGCTGGCTGACCTGATGGAAGACAACCTGGCTGAGCTGGTGGCGATTTGTCATCAAGAAGCGGGTAAGACAATTCACGATAGTGTTGATGAAGTACGTGAAGCGGTCGACTTCTGTCGTTACTACGCAAAGCAAGCTGACAACCTACAAGGTTTCGAACTAAAAGGTTTTGACGGCCAAACACGAATCGCTTCTCGACAAGGTCGTGGTGTGTTCGTTTGTATCAGCCCTTGGAACTTCCCTCTCGCCATCTTCCTTGGCCAAATTACAGCGGCACTAGTGGCGGGTAACACGGTTGTGGCGAAGCCTGCCGAGCAAACAAGCTTGATTGCAGCTCGCGCAGTTGAACTGATGAATGAAGCAGGCTTCCCTGCTGGCACGATTCAGTTACTACCAGGTCGCGGTGCTGAGATCGGTAGCGCACTTACAAGCCATGATGCGATTGCTGGCGTTGCCTTTACGGGTTCAACACCAACAGCGCAACGTATCAACGTGTCACTGGCAAGTCGCAATGCTAAACCTGTTCCGTTTATCGCGGAAACAGGTGGTCAGAACGCAATGATCGTCGACAGTACCGCACTGCCTGAACAAGTGGTTCGTGATGTGATTCGTTCTGCGTTTGCTTCTGCAGGCCAACGTTGTTCTGCACTGCGTGTGCTTTACATCCAAGAAGATATTGCAGACCGCGTGGTTGGATTGATTCACGGTGCAATGGACGAGCTGAGTGTTGGTATCCCACATCTTCATAAAACGGATGTTGGTCCTGTTATCGATCAAAATGCGAAACAGAAGTTGTTGGCTCACTTAGAAAACATGACCAATACCCAGAAGAAAGTAGCTCAACTTTCTTTAGGTTCTGATTGTGAACATGGTGACTTTGTTCCACCAAGTGCATTTGAAATCGATGACATCAGCTGTTTGAAAGAAGAACAGTTTGGCCCTGTGCTGCACATCGTTCGCTTCAAAGCGAGTGAGTTAACGCAAGTGGTAGAGCAAATTAACCAAACGGGCTTTGGCTTAACCATGGGTATTCACAGCCGTAACGAGACAACTTACCGTTGGATCGAAAAGCACGTGCGCGTGGGTAACTGCTACATCAACCGTGACCAAGTAGGCGCTGTTGTTGGTGTTCAACCATTTGGCGGTCAAGGTTTGTCGGGTACAGGCCCTAAAGCGGGTGGTCCTCACTACCTATATCGCTTTACTGATGTTCATTTTTCTCAATCACAAGACAAGGCATAA
- a CDS encoding 1-pyrroline-5-carboxylate dehydrogenase has protein sequence MVHQVTGFSDALLAWEQWNLTDFDHKSAQVLSFKSEIESQSKPLAAVATYHLEQASALLSEHHLMAGPTGETNELYAAGRGVALVIVDDCEEKVPALQTAMAMITAALLAGNSVQLCSDDVQFNTLIADAAKQANLPTNLVQVASYDAAQQLLSCDVRSAGYVGNSQTAQAINLQLAKRDGAIVGLVAETDLTAMNVANDPHLSLRFITERTRTINITAVGGNATLLELGSEAH, from the coding sequence ATGGTTCATCAAGTGACAGGTTTTTCTGATGCTTTGTTAGCGTGGGAACAATGGAATCTTACCGACTTTGATCATAAGAGTGCTCAGGTACTTTCATTTAAATCAGAGATCGAGAGTCAATCTAAGCCTTTGGCGGCGGTGGCGACTTATCATCTAGAGCAAGCGTCTGCGCTGCTTTCTGAACATCATCTAATGGCTGGTCCTACGGGCGAAACCAATGAGCTGTATGCCGCTGGTCGCGGTGTGGCTTTGGTGATTGTTGATGATTGCGAAGAGAAAGTGCCTGCACTGCAAACCGCAATGGCGATGATTACTGCTGCGCTATTGGCTGGTAACAGCGTTCAGTTGTGCAGTGATGATGTGCAGTTCAACACATTAATTGCAGATGCCGCGAAACAAGCGAATCTGCCAACGAACTTGGTACAAGTTGCCTCGTATGACGCTGCTCAACAGCTGCTGTCTTGCGATGTACGAAGTGCAGGTTACGTCGGTAATTCACAAACGGCTCAAGCTATCAATTTACAACTTGCTAAGCGTGACGGTGCAATCGTCGGTTTAGTAGCTGAAACGGATCTGACCGCAATGAATGTTGCTAATGATCCACACCTATCGCTGCGCTTCATTACCGAGCGTACGCGAACTATAAATATAACAGCCGTGGGCGGTAACGCGACCTTGCTCGAACTTGGAAGCGAAGCTCACTAA
- a CDS encoding helix-turn-helix domain-containing protein: MPKPLPFPNLDLSPLGLTGPRPAEIITLPSHMDCHEHHYSQVVIGLKGQAEFEVSGKGNLVGPGQGCVVTASSDHAFGGVVGQSDILVLNMPMPSDDDPLMLEKINQLASSNIYFQLDAQIQKLIHMLVQEMQASPDDLLLSRACNDTVVALLQRHISAFETSIKDSRFDLEALDRYIEQHLANKISVAQLAGSVFLGESQFHMLFKDQMGITPHQYVLGKRIDRSRRLIEQGNLSLGQVAELAGFSGQSSFTHTFSRLQGMSPSQYKKQISVK, encoded by the coding sequence ATGCCAAAACCTTTACCTTTTCCAAATCTAGATTTGTCCCCGCTAGGCCTTACTGGCCCTCGCCCCGCAGAGATCATTACACTGCCATCGCATATGGATTGTCATGAACACCACTATTCTCAGGTGGTGATAGGTTTAAAAGGTCAGGCGGAATTTGAAGTCAGTGGTAAAGGCAATCTGGTTGGGCCCGGACAGGGTTGTGTGGTTACCGCTAGCTCTGATCATGCTTTCGGTGGAGTCGTCGGTCAGTCGGATATCTTGGTGCTTAATATGCCAATGCCGAGCGATGATGACCCTTTGATGTTAGAGAAGATAAACCAACTGGCATCATCCAACATCTATTTTCAATTAGATGCGCAAATTCAAAAACTTATTCACATGTTGGTGCAAGAGATGCAGGCGAGCCCTGATGATTTGTTATTGAGCCGCGCGTGCAATGACACGGTGGTTGCGCTGTTACAGAGACACATCTCGGCATTTGAAACCTCGATTAAAGACTCTCGTTTTGATCTAGAAGCGTTGGATCGCTATATCGAGCAACATTTAGCAAACAAAATCTCTGTGGCGCAATTGGCGGGCAGTGTGTTCTTGGGTGAAAGCCAGTTCCACATGCTCTTCAAAGATCAAATGGGCATTACCCCACACCAATATGTTTTAGGTAAGCGTATCGACCGCTCTCGACGCCTTATTGAGCAAGGGAATCTTAGCCTTGGTCAGGTCGCTGAACTGGCTGGTTTCTCCGGTCAATCTTCCTTTACTCACACCTTTTCTCGCCTTCAAGGCATGTCACCATCTCAATACAAAAAGCAAATTTCTGTTAAATAA
- a CDS encoding IS630 family transposase, translated as MKITLTPQQKLQLEQMHDIERDSRVCDRIKAVLLASEGWSQTMISQALRIHESTVARHLSDYVFSEKLKPENGGSQSKLSATQTMHLIEHLTEKTYSHTHQIVAYVKETFGLDYTVSGMNKWLHHNGFSYKQPKGVPHKFDEAKQQAFIEAYEALKASCGEDESIVFIDAVHPTLSTKISRGWIRTGQDKVIETTGNRSRLNIIGALNLSDIGATIVHDYENINSETIVRFFCKLRESYPLTHKLHIILDGAGYHRSDLVKDAAFVLNIELHYLPPYSPNLNPIERLWKVMNEKSRNNVYFKRKRDFKEAIDQFFAVTLPEIAGSLTSRINDNFQILKPASSS; from the coding sequence ATGAAAATTACACTGACTCCTCAGCAGAAACTACAACTCGAACAAATGCACGACATTGAACGTGATAGTCGGGTCTGCGACCGTATTAAGGCTGTTTTGCTGGCTTCTGAAGGCTGGAGTCAGACTATGATTTCACAAGCTCTTCGTATTCACGAATCGACTGTTGCTCGTCATCTCAGTGATTATGTTTTCTCTGAAAAACTTAAGCCTGAAAATGGCGGAAGCCAAAGCAAGCTTTCTGCAACTCAAACCATGCACCTAATCGAGCATTTGACTGAGAAAACCTATTCTCACACGCATCAAATTGTCGCCTACGTTAAAGAGACATTTGGACTTGATTACACGGTTTCTGGTATGAACAAATGGCTTCACCACAATGGTTTTAGCTACAAGCAGCCGAAAGGCGTTCCACACAAATTTGATGAAGCAAAACAACAAGCTTTCATCGAGGCTTATGAAGCGCTAAAGGCAAGCTGTGGCGAGGATGAATCGATAGTCTTTATTGATGCAGTTCACCCAACACTATCAACAAAAATATCTCGTGGCTGGATACGAACTGGTCAGGATAAAGTGATTGAAACAACGGGTAATCGTAGCCGATTGAACATTATTGGCGCACTGAACCTATCGGATATCGGTGCAACCATTGTTCACGACTATGAGAACATTAACAGTGAAACGATTGTTCGCTTTTTCTGTAAGTTAAGAGAGAGTTATCCGTTAACCCATAAGCTTCATATCATCTTAGATGGTGCGGGGTATCACCGCAGTGACTTAGTCAAAGATGCGGCGTTTGTCCTGAATATTGAACTGCATTATCTTCCACCTTACAGCCCAAACCTCAACCCAATAGAGCGGCTATGGAAAGTAATGAATGAGAAGTCGAGGAACAACGTTTACTTCAAAAGAAAACGGGACTTCAAGGAGGCAATAGACCAATTTTTTGCAGTGACTCTTCCAGAGATCGCAGGCTCTTTGACATCTCGAATTAATGATAATTTTCAGATTCTCAAGCCTGCATCTTCAAGTTGA
- a CDS encoding helix-turn-helix transcriptional regulator, with the protein MALQLNKKLISSLCRSLRDKTLSEPLNSIHRSLFEQLPGCWGCKDTESVFVYANLAYNQLIGLMPGESCTGLTDFDMPSQTTECAQDFRAQDKHVMDTRCTLKILDIHPYPDGRWHAHIFTKTPWLDDNNNVQGTIFYGQELTDTAILEVGHWVCQATCEKGNQASIAGSKPRVSKLQKKLTARESEVLFLLLFGKKPQYIALTLNISIKTVEGHVARLKQKFDARSKSQLIEFALDSGLGSVIPETLLKKQISVVLHSD; encoded by the coding sequence TTGGCATTGCAGCTCAATAAGAAACTGATATCATCATTGTGTCGCAGCTTACGAGATAAAACCTTGTCAGAACCTCTCAACTCCATACATCGCTCTTTATTTGAACAACTTCCAGGCTGCTGGGGCTGTAAAGATACTGAGTCCGTTTTTGTCTACGCCAATCTCGCTTACAACCAATTGATCGGATTGATGCCAGGTGAAAGTTGTACAGGCTTAACCGATTTCGATATGCCGAGCCAAACAACCGAATGTGCGCAAGACTTTAGGGCTCAAGACAAACATGTGATGGACACGCGCTGCACGCTAAAGATCCTCGATATTCATCCTTATCCAGACGGGCGTTGGCACGCACATATCTTTACCAAGACCCCTTGGCTTGATGACAATAACAATGTCCAAGGCACGATCTTCTATGGTCAAGAGCTCACTGATACGGCCATCTTAGAGGTTGGTCATTGGGTGTGTCAGGCGACGTGTGAGAAAGGAAATCAGGCATCGATAGCGGGCTCAAAACCGCGAGTCTCTAAGCTGCAAAAGAAGCTGACGGCACGAGAATCAGAAGTACTGTTCTTATTACTGTTCGGTAAGAAACCCCAATACATCGCACTGACGTTAAATATCTCAATCAAGACCGTCGAAGGCCACGTCGCGAGATTGAAGCAGAAGTTCGATGCTCGCAGTAAAAGTCAGTTGATTGAGTTTGCGTTGGATTCAGGGCTAGGTTCAGTGATCCCAGAAACCCTGCTCAAAAAACAGATCTCGGTTGTTCTGCACAGTGACTAA
- the pdxH gene encoding pyridoxamine 5'-phosphate oxidase, producing the protein MELTDIRREYAKGGLRRKDLAADPIEQFNLWLEQAIEAKMTDPTAMTVATVDENGQPFQRIVLLKNVDKDGFVFYTNLGSRKAHQLEHNSKISLHFPWHPLERQVHITGTAEKLTAMENMKYFSSRPKESQLAAIASKQSSRISARGILEGKYLELKQKFAKGEIPVPSFWGGFRVRVDSIEFWQGGEHRLHDRFLFSRQDNSWDIDRLAP; encoded by the coding sequence ATGGAACTGACAGATATTCGTCGTGAATACGCTAAGGGTGGACTGAGACGTAAAGACTTAGCCGCAGACCCTATTGAGCAATTCAATCTATGGTTAGAGCAAGCCATCGAAGCTAAGATGACTGATCCTACTGCCATGACAGTTGCCACGGTTGATGAAAATGGTCAGCCATTCCAACGAATTGTTTTGCTGAAGAATGTTGATAAAGACGGTTTCGTTTTTTACACCAACTTGGGTAGCCGTAAAGCGCACCAACTTGAGCACAACAGTAAGATCAGCCTGCATTTTCCTTGGCATCCTCTTGAACGACAAGTTCATATTACGGGTACCGCTGAAAAGCTGACCGCGATGGAAAACATGAAGTACTTCTCATCTCGCCCGAAAGAGAGCCAGTTGGCTGCCATCGCGAGTAAGCAAAGTAGCCGTATCTCTGCGCGTGGGATCTTGGAAGGTAAGTATTTAGAGCTTAAACAGAAGTTCGCTAAGGGAGAGATCCCGGTGCCTTCTTTCTGGGGTGGCTTCCGAGTACGTGTTGATAGCATTGAGTTTTGGCAAGGTGGTGAACACCGTCTGCATGACCGCTTCTTGTTCTCACGCCAAGACAACAGCTGGGATATCGATCGCCTAGCGCCATAG
- a CDS encoding SUMF1/EgtB/PvdO family nonheme iron enzyme gives MRQGFPALLFALAPCLITPAVFAEATPPAITSSVTDIESSLFEKHADLTAVEKKLADKQNQVDNHAQQSARVAKLTAKAEQDLAKAKANLEQDYARMIDEPDFDISLAQNAFQGAWKTVKENKLAMSDSEQKQQGLVMELEAIQAEKTAAEASIANLNQDKLRARAERLRNEITQTQEQTVSFTNRCSSDMTLAQCSDQTVTLALQKAVKQFQHSLVDNATESKAVKEHLASASLNIHVLQHKVKSSGFSEDNRYRAVIAANLETRPDKNTPCRLLGIQSSNCFTQSEQQANDQQKEVAWVNLVVRSNQYNDKVSINGVKYGSTPVEVMLPTGQHMITIEKEGYLSFHQELKIARDHNLRAVLRAKQNSLSVGTKFADPMKANAQSPEMIVVGSGRYLLGENNAQQVTIKKPFALAATPIRVRDFKAFAESTGYETDAELMNTCDTFTNAEITSVSDKHWQNPGFKQQDDSPVVCVSQNDAKAYTRWLSKNTGFTYRLPTPQEWEAAARAGQDTNFWWGNEFKSGKANTGWAGTPWSNVSTSPVKSFLPTPTGFYDMVGNVWEWTTTQKGIAKGGAWSFSPEEAKVFNELYVAPSTAANYLGFRVVREL, from the coding sequence ATGCGCCAAGGTTTTCCAGCTCTACTATTTGCACTTGCTCCCTGCTTAATAACACCGGCTGTTTTCGCTGAAGCAACACCACCAGCGATCACGTCATCGGTCACCGACATTGAAAGCTCGCTTTTCGAAAAGCATGCCGACTTAACGGCTGTCGAGAAAAAGCTCGCAGACAAACAAAATCAAGTCGATAACCATGCACAGCAATCTGCGCGTGTAGCAAAGCTGACCGCTAAAGCAGAACAAGACCTAGCAAAAGCGAAAGCAAACCTAGAGCAAGATTACGCTCGTATGATTGATGAACCTGACTTTGATATTTCACTCGCTCAAAACGCTTTCCAAGGGGCTTGGAAAACCGTAAAAGAGAACAAGCTTGCGATGTCTGATTCTGAACAGAAACAGCAAGGCTTGGTGATGGAACTCGAGGCTATTCAAGCAGAGAAAACGGCAGCAGAAGCTTCAATCGCAAATCTCAATCAAGACAAGCTAAGAGCAAGAGCCGAGCGACTAAGAAACGAGATCACTCAAACACAAGAGCAAACAGTCAGCTTTACCAATCGTTGTAGCAGCGACATGACACTGGCGCAGTGTTCAGACCAAACCGTAACCTTGGCACTTCAAAAAGCCGTAAAGCAATTCCAACATAGCCTCGTAGACAACGCGACTGAATCGAAAGCCGTGAAAGAGCACCTAGCGTCTGCTTCATTGAATATTCATGTCTTGCAACACAAAGTGAAATCCTCAGGCTTCTCCGAAGATAACCGTTACCGAGCGGTAATTGCAGCGAATCTAGAAACTCGCCCAGACAAGAACACACCTTGCCGTCTGCTGGGTATTCAATCATCTAACTGTTTCACGCAAAGCGAGCAACAAGCCAACGATCAGCAAAAAGAAGTCGCTTGGGTTAACTTGGTGGTTCGTTCAAACCAGTACAACGACAAGGTTTCTATCAACGGCGTGAAATATGGCAGCACACCCGTTGAGGTGATGTTACCTACTGGTCAGCACATGATCACTATCGAGAAAGAAGGCTACCTTTCTTTCCATCAAGAATTGAAAATCGCTCGCGATCACAACCTCAGAGCGGTTCTGCGAGCGAAACAAAACTCATTGAGTGTTGGCACCAAGTTCGCTGACCCAATGAAAGCCAACGCTCAAAGCCCAGAAATGATCGTGGTTGGTTCAGGTCGTTACTTGTTAGGTGAAAACAACGCACAGCAAGTCACCATTAAGAAGCCTTTCGCTCTTGCAGCGACACCAATACGAGTACGAGACTTTAAAGCGTTTGCAGAAAGTACTGGCTACGAGACAGACGCAGAGTTAATGAATACCTGCGACACCTTTACAAACGCAGAAATAACCTCAGTATCAGACAAGCATTGGCAAAACCCAGGCTTTAAACAACAGGACGATTCTCCCGTTGTTTGTGTTAGCCAGAATGATGCCAAAGCTTATACGCGTTGGTTGTCTAAAAACACCGGCTTCACTTATCGTCTACCAACACCACAAGAGTGGGAAGCGGCAGCAAGAGCAGGCCAAGATACCAACTTCTGGTGGGGCAACGAATTTAAGTCTGGCAAAGCAAATACAGGCTGGGCTGGCACACCTTGGTCAAACGTCAGCACTTCACCGGTTAAGTCGTTCTTACCAACGCCAACGGGCTTCTACGACATGGTTGGCAACGTATGGGAATGGACAACCACTCAGAAAGGTATAGCAAAAGGCGGAGCGTGGAGCTTCTCACCTGAAGAAGCTAAGGTCTTTAATGAATTGTATGTCGCGCCTTCAACCGCAGCCAATTACCTAGGATTCCGAGTAGTACGAGAGCTATAA